The sequence CTGGTCGGGGCTCAGGTTGTGGGCGATGTCGATGTCGCCTCGCCGGAGAGCGGTCAGCTGGTTGGTGGTCTCCGCCATGTGCTTGATGATGACGCTCTGGATGGCCGGCTTCGGCCCGTAGTAGTGCGGGTTGGCCTCGAACGTGATCTGGGACTCGCGCTGCCAACCGGTCAGGATATAGGGCCCGCTTCCCGCGGAATGGCCGTTGAGCCAGGCCTGGCCCATGTCGCCATTCTTCTCGTGCGCCTTCACCTCGCGCGGGTTGACCACCGAGGCGACGGGGAAGGTGAGCACCGAGAGGAAGATGTTGGGGCTGACCGCGTGGTCCAGGCGGATCTGGACCGTGCGCGCGTCGACGGCCACCGTGCTTCCCTTGGCGATGCCGAATTGGGTGAGGAGCCAGGCCGGACCCTGGTTCAGTTGGATCGCCCGGTCGAAGGAGTAGGCGACGTCCCGGGCGGTCAGCGGGTCGCCGTTGGCGAAGCGGAGACCGCTCTTCAGGTGGAAGGTCCAGCTCTTCCCGTCCGGGGAGATCTCCCAGCTCTCCGCCAGATCGCCCACCGGCTTGGTCAGGTCGCTCCCCCGGAAGGTGACGAGCGTGCTGTAGGCCTGGTGGGCGGCGAAGACGGAGGTCGACTCGTAGGCCACCGCCGGGTCGAGAGAGACCGCGTCGGAAGTGTCCATGGCGTAGATCAGGGTCTCTCCACGGGAGCCCCCTCCCGCGGCTGGGGCGGCGCCGCCACAACCGGCCAGGAGAAGAAAGAGCCCCGCCAGCACGAGCGCCAGCCGGCGTTGCGCGCGCGGGCGGAGCAGACCGATTCCGAGGACGTACCTGCGGCCAAGCGGCTTCCGGTCGGATGTCCGATCCGACATGCGCTGCCACCTCCAGGGGCGGGTT comes from Bacillota bacterium and encodes:
- a CDS encoding ABC transporter substrate-binding protein; its protein translation is MSDRTSDRKPLGRRYVLGIGLLRPRAQRRLALVLAGLFLLLAGCGGAAPAAGGGSRGETLIYAMDTSDAVSLDPAVAYESTSVFAAHQAYSTLVTFRGSDLTKPVGDLAESWEISPDGKSWTFHLKSGLRFANGDPLTARDVAYSFDRAIQLNQGPAWLLTQFGIAKGSTVAVDARTVQIRLDHAVSPNIFLSVLTFPVASVVNPREVKAHEKNGDMGQAWLNGHSAGSGPYILTGWQRESQITFEANPHYYGPKPAIQSVIIKHMAETTNQLTALRRGDIDIAHNLSPDQLRSLRGETGVKVLDGLNLGLVYLGMNAGMPPFDKKEVRQAVRYAIDYEGLIGDIVQGHAIPVQGIEPSGIPGFDPDRPYAHDPAKARELLHASGVSNPTVELLAPTGPDPTGADYGDIAAKVKNDLEQVGFQVNVQQMTQAALLAKYRAQAAQMVLMGWFPDYPDPDANAEAMGVYENKELAYRLRYRNDRVAALVKEAAAEADAAKRESLYRQINQRMMEDGPFAVLYQPKKSVAMRSDIQGYAYNPQWTVELAAIRRK